From the genome of Variovorax sp. RA8, one region includes:
- the clpS gene encoding ATP-dependent Clp protease adapter ClpS, producing MATKIPSTPPKPPAVTPGRDDGDAVVIERRPQKTAPPQMYQVVMLNDDYTPMEFVIVVIQEFFNKDRETATQIMLKIHLDGRGVCGVYSRDMAATKVNQVMEAAHQAGHPLQCVSEPVE from the coding sequence ATGGCTACCAAAATCCCCTCGACTCCTCCCAAGCCCCCGGCCGTGACGCCGGGGCGGGATGATGGCGATGCGGTCGTGATCGAGCGGCGCCCGCAGAAGACCGCGCCGCCACAGATGTATCAGGTCGTGATGCTCAATGACGACTACACGCCCATGGAGTTCGTGATCGTCGTGATCCAGGAGTTCTTCAACAAGGACCGCGAGACCGCTACCCAGATCATGCTCAAGATCCATCTCGACGGGCGCGGTGTCTGTGGCGTTTATTCTCGCGACATGGCGGCCACCAAGGTCAATCAGGTGATGGAGGCGGCGCACCAGGCGGGGCATCCGCTGCAATGCGTCAGTGAACCGGTTGAATAA
- the icd gene encoding NADP-dependent isocitrate dehydrogenase: MSSYQHIKVPAEGQKITVNADNSLNVPDQPIIPFIEGDGTGLDITPVMIKVVDAAVAKTYGGKKKIQWMEVYAGEKSTKVYGPDVWLPEETLHAVRDYVVSIKGPLTTPVGGGIRSLNVALRQELDLYVCLRPIQYFEGVPSPVKEPHKTNMVIFRENSEDIYAGIEFEAESEKAKKLIKILQDEFGVKKIRFPNTSGIGIKPVSREGTERLVRKAIQYAIDNDKPSVTIVHKGNIMKFTEGGFRDWAYGLAAKEFGAELIDGGPWMKFKNPRTGKEIIVKDSIADAFLQQILLRPAEYSVIATLNLNGDYVSDALAAQVGGIGIAPGANLSDTVAMFEATHGTAPKYAGKDYVNPGSEILSAEMMLRHMGWTEAADLIIRSMEKSIASKKVTYDFARLMDGATQVSCSGFGQVMIDNM, from the coding sequence ATGTCCAGCTATCAGCACATCAAAGTCCCGGCCGAAGGCCAGAAGATCACGGTCAACGCCGACAACTCCCTCAATGTGCCTGACCAGCCGATCATCCCCTTCATCGAAGGGGACGGCACCGGCCTGGACATCACGCCTGTGATGATCAAGGTGGTTGATGCGGCGGTGGCCAAGACCTACGGGGGCAAGAAGAAGATCCAGTGGATGGAGGTCTATGCCGGCGAGAAGTCGACCAAGGTCTACGGTCCCGACGTCTGGCTCCCGGAGGAAACCCTGCATGCGGTGCGCGACTACGTGGTCTCCATCAAGGGCCCGCTGACCACCCCGGTGGGCGGTGGTATCCGCTCCCTGAACGTCGCATTGCGCCAGGAACTCGACCTGTACGTCTGCCTGCGTCCCATCCAGTATTTCGAAGGCGTGCCCAGCCCGGTCAAGGAGCCGCACAAGACCAACATGGTGATCTTCCGCGAGAACTCGGAGGACATCTACGCCGGCATCGAATTCGAGGCTGAAAGCGAGAAGGCCAAGAAGCTCATCAAGATCCTGCAGGACGAGTTCGGGGTCAAGAAGATCCGTTTCCCCAACACCTCGGGCATCGGCATCAAGCCGGTCTCGCGCGAGGGCACGGAGCGCCTGGTGCGCAAGGCCATCCAGTACGCAATCGACAACGACAAGCCCAGCGTGACGATCGTGCACAAGGGCAACATCATGAAGTTCACCGAGGGTGGCTTCCGCGACTGGGCCTACGGCCTGGCGGCCAAGGAGTTCGGCGCCGAGCTGATCGACGGCGGCCCCTGGATGAAGTTCAAGAACCCCAGGACCGGCAAGGAAATCATCGTCAAGGACTCGATTGCCGACGCCTTCCTGCAACAGATCCTGCTGCGCCCGGCCGAGTACAGCGTCATTGCCACCCTGAACCTGAACGGCGACTACGTCTCCGACGCGCTGGCGGCCCAGGTCGGCGGGATCGGCATCGCCCCGGGCGCCAACCTGAGCGACACGGTCGCCATGTTCGAAGCCACCCACGGAACGGCGCCCAAGTACGCCGGCAAGGACTACGTCAACCCCGGCTCCGAAATCCTGTCGGCCGAGATGATGCTGCGCCACATGGGCTGGACCGAGGCCGCCGACCTGATCATCCGCTCCATGGAAAAGTCCATCGCCAGCAAGAAAGTCACCTACGACTTCGCCCGCCTGATGGACGGGGCTACCCAGGTGAGCTGCTCGGGCTTCGGGCAGGTCATGATCGACAACATGTAA
- the clpA gene encoding ATP-dependent Clp protease ATP-binding subunit ClpA produces MIAQELEVSLHMAFVEARQQRHEFITVEHLLLALLDNPSAAEVLRACSANVDDLRASLTNFIKDNTPQVAGTDDVDTQPTLGFQRVIQRAIMHVQSTGNGKKEVTGANVLVAIFGEKDSHAVYYLHQQGVTRLDVVNFIAHGIKKSDPPEATKSSGESASEGEEGGGEKNEKSSPLEQFTQNLNQMAKDGKIDPLIGREYEVERVIQILCRRRKNNPLLVGEAGVGKTAIAEGLAWRITQGDVPEILAESHVYSLDMGALLAGTKYRGDFEQRLKGVLKSLKDKPNAILFIDEIHTLIGAGAASGGTLDASNLLKPALSSGALKCIGATTFTEYRGIFEKDAALSRRFQKVDVVEPTVQETVDILKGLKSRFEEHHGVKYGVAALQAAAELSAKYINDRHLPDKAIDVIDEAGAAQRILPANKRKKTISKSEVEEIVAKIARIPPANVSNDDRGKLQNIERDLKSVVFGQDKALEVLASSVKMARSGLGRDDKPIGSFLFSGPTGVGKTEAAKQLAYIMGIELIRFDMSEYMERHAVSRLIGAPPGYVGFDQGGLLTEAITKKPHAVLLLDEIEKAHPDIFNVLLQVMDHGTLTDNNGRKADFRNVIIVMTTNAGAETMNKATIGFTNPRQSGDEMGDIKRLFTPEFRNRLDAIVSFKALDEQIILRVVDKFLLQLETQLAEKKVDVTFTDVLRKHLAKKGFDPLMGARPMQRLIQDTIRRALADELLFGRLQEGGRLTVDLDDKEEVQLDIQPLPKKEGRAKPEAEEAATG; encoded by the coding sequence ATGATTGCCCAGGAACTGGAAGTCAGCTTGCACATGGCTTTTGTGGAAGCCAGGCAGCAGCGCCACGAGTTCATCACGGTGGAGCATCTTCTGCTCGCTTTGCTGGACAACCCGAGTGCCGCGGAAGTTCTGCGAGCGTGCTCGGCCAACGTCGACGACCTGCGCGCGTCGCTCACCAATTTCATCAAGGACAACACGCCGCAGGTGGCGGGTACCGACGACGTGGACACCCAGCCCACGCTCGGCTTCCAGCGCGTGATCCAGCGTGCCATCATGCATGTCCAGTCCACGGGCAACGGCAAGAAGGAAGTCACCGGCGCCAACGTGCTGGTCGCGATTTTCGGCGAGAAGGACTCGCACGCCGTCTACTACCTGCACCAGCAGGGAGTGACGCGCCTGGACGTGGTGAACTTCATCGCCCACGGCATCAAGAAGAGCGACCCGCCTGAGGCCACCAAGAGCAGCGGCGAATCCGCATCCGAGGGCGAAGAAGGCGGCGGCGAGAAGAACGAGAAGTCGTCCCCCCTCGAGCAGTTCACCCAGAACCTCAACCAGATGGCCAAGGACGGCAAGATCGATCCGCTGATCGGCCGCGAGTACGAGGTCGAGCGCGTGATCCAGATCCTGTGCCGCCGCCGCAAGAACAACCCGCTGCTGGTCGGCGAGGCCGGCGTCGGCAAGACCGCCATCGCCGAGGGCCTGGCGTGGCGCATCACGCAGGGCGACGTGCCGGAGATCCTGGCCGAGTCCCACGTGTACTCGCTCGACATGGGCGCGCTGCTGGCCGGCACCAAGTACCGCGGAGACTTCGAGCAGCGCCTGAAGGGCGTGCTCAAGTCGCTCAAGGACAAGCCGAACGCGATCCTCTTCATCGACGAGATCCACACGCTGATCGGTGCCGGCGCGGCCTCGGGCGGAACGCTGGACGCGTCGAACCTGCTGAAGCCCGCCCTGTCCAGCGGTGCGCTCAAGTGCATCGGCGCCACCACCTTCACCGAGTACCGCGGCATCTTCGAGAAGGATGCGGCCCTGTCGCGTCGCTTCCAGAAGGTCGATGTGGTCGAGCCGACCGTGCAGGAAACGGTCGACATCCTGAAGGGCCTGAAGTCGCGCTTCGAGGAGCATCACGGCGTGAAGTACGGCGTAGCCGCGCTGCAGGCCGCGGCGGAGCTGAGCGCCAAGTACATCAACGACCGTCACCTGCCTGACAAGGCGATCGACGTGATCGACGAGGCCGGCGCCGCCCAGCGCATCCTGCCCGCGAACAAGCGCAAGAAGACCATCAGCAAGAGCGAGGTCGAGGAAATCGTCGCCAAGATCGCGCGCATTCCCCCGGCCAACGTCTCGAACGACGACCGCGGCAAGCTGCAGAACATCGAGCGCGACCTCAAGAGCGTGGTGTTCGGCCAGGACAAGGCGCTCGAGGTGCTGGCCTCGTCCGTCAAGATGGCGCGTTCCGGCCTGGGCCGCGACGACAAGCCGATCGGCTCCTTCCTGTTCAGCGGCCCCACCGGCGTCGGAAAGACCGAGGCGGCGAAGCAACTGGCCTACATCATGGGCATCGAGCTGATCCGCTTCGACATGTCGGAGTACATGGAGCGCCACGCGGTGAGCCGGCTGATCGGCGCGCCTCCGGGCTACGTCGGTTTCGACCAGGGCGGCCTCCTGACCGAGGCCATCACGAAGAAGCCGCACGCCGTGCTGCTGCTCGACGAGATCGAGAAGGCGCACCCGGACATCTTCAACGTGCTGCTGCAGGTGATGGACCACGGCACCCTGACGGACAACAACGGGCGCAAGGCCGACTTCCGCAACGTGATCATCGTGATGACCACCAACGCGGGCGCCGAGACCATGAACAAGGCGACCATCGGCTTCACCAACCCGCGCCAGTCGGGCGACGAGATGGGCGACATCAAGCGCCTGTTCACGCCGGAATTCCGCAACCGCCTGGACGCGATCGTTAGCTTCAAGGCGCTGGACGAGCAGATCATCCTGCGCGTGGTCGACAAGTTCCTGCTGCAGCTCGAGACGCAGCTGGCCGAGAAGAAGGTCGATGTCACCTTCACCGACGTGCTGCGCAAGCACCTGGCCAAGAAGGGCTTCGATCCGCTGATGGGCGCACGCCCGATGCAGCGCCTGATCCAGGACACGATCCGCCGCGCCCTGGCCGACGAGCTGCTGTTCGGACGCCTGCAGGAAGGCGGCCGTCTCACCGTCGACCTCGACGACAAGGAAGAGGTCCAGCTGGACATCCAGCCGCTGCCGAAGAAGGAAGGGCGGGCCAAGCCCGAAGCCGAAGAGGCTGCCACGGGCTGA
- a CDS encoding cell envelope biogenesis protein TolA, whose product MSKVLAVMMAGLFATAAFAQTQPAEINPQGQGKAAERAETRKAAKPAGQVKAPGGDQSKVAEGSGGVTATGADKAAQARRDSRDTRRPAKGGGKKPVPAQGGTPQ is encoded by the coding sequence ATGAGCAAAGTTCTCGCAGTCATGATGGCCGGCTTGTTCGCCACCGCCGCATTCGCGCAGACCCAACCCGCCGAGATCAACCCCCAGGGTCAGGGCAAGGCCGCTGAGCGCGCCGAAACCCGGAAGGCTGCAAAGCCTGCCGGCCAAGTCAAGGCTCCTGGTGGAGATCAATCCAAGGTTGCAGAAGGCAGCGGCGGCGTGACCGCCACCGGCGCCGACAAGGCCGCCCAAGCCCGCCGCGATTCGCGCGATACGCGCCGTCCCGCCAAGGGCGGCGGCAAGAAGCCGGTTCCCGCGCAAGGCGGTACGCCACAGTAA
- the cls gene encoding cardiolipin synthase: MILPELSQEWKTGLSLAWSGYIAVLSVWIVMQKRAPVSTMSWILSLALLPFAGFLIYYFLGPQRLKKQRLKRLRSRAIAQAPADVASLRAAAERAPPALRQMAALGTAACGLPVSSATAAELLSGGARTFDAIFEAIRQARDHIHLEYYIFEPDKTGTTLRDLLIERARHGVTVRLLLDALGSKRIGRRFMAPMLEAGIEVALFHDTRIGRRLRPVTNYRTHRKIVVCDGRVGFTGGVNITDEEDRRIRADAYHDAHLRIEGSAVRWLQTTFLEDWTYATGEDPRRIIKALDVLLPRLPRQDGAADIPVQIVTSGPDSTLEAIHRIHLAAIHSATHRAWLTTPYFVPGEPGLMALTSAALRGVDVRLLVPRRSDSLIVSAAARSYYDELIAAGVKIWEYKARMLHSKTLVVDDNCAMIGTANFDNRSFRLNFEVCAVIYGPALAAPLAAQFETDLHSASVVRGQRRQSFLRRLGDATARLFSPLL, encoded by the coding sequence TTGATACTCCCCGAGCTCAGCCAGGAATGGAAGACCGGCCTCTCCCTCGCGTGGAGCGGCTACATCGCGGTGCTTTCCGTCTGGATCGTGATGCAGAAGCGCGCGCCGGTCTCGACGATGAGCTGGATCCTCTCGCTGGCGCTGCTGCCTTTCGCGGGATTTCTCATCTACTACTTCCTCGGGCCGCAGCGGCTGAAGAAGCAGCGCCTCAAGCGGCTGCGCAGCCGCGCCATCGCCCAGGCGCCGGCCGATGTGGCGAGCCTGCGCGCGGCGGCCGAGCGGGCGCCGCCGGCGCTGCGCCAGATGGCCGCGCTCGGCACGGCGGCCTGCGGCCTGCCGGTATCGAGCGCGACGGCCGCCGAGCTGCTGTCGGGTGGTGCACGCACCTTCGATGCTATCTTCGAGGCGATCCGCCAGGCGCGCGACCACATCCACCTCGAGTACTACATCTTCGAACCCGACAAGACCGGCACGACGCTGCGCGACCTGCTGATCGAGCGGGCGCGCCATGGCGTTACCGTCCGCCTGCTGCTCGATGCGCTGGGCTCCAAGCGCATCGGGCGCCGCTTCATGGCACCCATGCTCGAGGCCGGTATCGAAGTCGCGCTGTTCCACGATACCCGCATCGGCCGGCGGCTGCGGCCCGTCACCAACTACCGCACCCACCGCAAGATCGTGGTGTGCGACGGGCGCGTCGGCTTCACCGGGGGCGTCAACATCACCGACGAGGAAGACCGCCGCATCAGGGCCGACGCCTACCATGACGCCCACCTGCGTATCGAAGGCAGCGCGGTGCGCTGGCTGCAGACCACCTTCCTCGAGGATTGGACCTACGCGACCGGCGAAGATCCGCGCCGCATCATCAAGGCCCTTGACGTCCTGCTGCCGCGCCTGCCGCGCCAGGACGGCGCGGCTGACATTCCCGTGCAGATCGTCACCAGCGGTCCCGACAGCACCCTCGAAGCCATCCATCGCATCCATCTCGCGGCCATCCATTCGGCCACGCATCGCGCGTGGCTCACCACGCCGTACTTCGTGCCCGGCGAACCGGGCCTGATGGCGCTGACCAGCGCTGCGCTGCGCGGCGTGGATGTTCGCCTGCTGGTGCCGCGCCGCAGCGATTCGTTGATCGTGAGCGCCGCTGCCCGCTCCTACTATGACGAGCTGATCGCCGCCGGCGTCAAGATCTGGGAGTACAAGGCCCGCATGCTGCATTCCAAGACGCTGGTGGTGGACGACAACTGCGCGATGATCGGCACCGCCAACTTCGACAATCGCAGCTTTCGGCTCAATTTCGAGGTGTGTGCCGTGATCTACGGCCCGGCGCTCGCCGCGCCGCTCGCTGCGCAGTTCGAGACCGACCTGCACAGCGCCTCCGTGGTCCGTGGGCAGCGGCGCCAGAGTTTTCTGCGCCGTCTTGGCGATGCCACTGCCCGGCTGTTCTCGCCGCTTCTCTAG